A DNA window from Oscarella lobularis chromosome 8, ooOscLobu1.1, whole genome shotgun sequence contains the following coding sequences:
- the LOC136190324 gene encoding exosome complex component RRP40-like, with protein sequence MNTALLDRVVLPGDVLGNVEPDSALKLGPGLRMEQNSVVAVKAGKLRFRKPSIYWIDSNQRRYVPVCGEHVIGIVTAKHGDNFRVDIGSSQPATLSYLAFEGATKRNRPNVNIGDIVYSRISVAHKDMEPELVCMGDGGKAQLMGTLSNDDSFMWKCSLGLCRKLLVGDCPVLKHLGERISYEIAVGLNGRVWIRSRSVSNTILAVNAILASEHMTGDESRTMISKLF encoded by the exons ATGAACACTGCCCTTTTAGACCGCGTCGTCTTGCCCGGTGACGTTTTAGGCAACGTAGAGCCTGATTCGGCTCTAAAGCTGGGTCCTGGCCTGCGCATGGAACAGAACAGCGTCGTAGCCGTGAAAGCAGGCAAACTACGTTTCAGAAAACCGTCTATCTACTGGATAGACAGTAATCAGAGAAGG TACGTTCCAGTGTGCGGCGAGCACGTGATCGGAATTGTGACGGCGAAACACGGCGACAACTTTCGAGTCGACATCGGTTCGAGCCAGCCGGCGACGCTCTCGTACCTCGCCTTCGAGGGagcaacgaaacgaaatcgccCAAACGTCAAC ATAGGTGATATCGTCTACAGTCGAATATCTGTAGCACACAAGGACATGGAACCGGAGCTCGTCTGCATGGGAGATGGCGGGAAGGCACAACTAATGGGAACTCTATCCAATGACGACAGCTTCATGTGGAAGTGTTCCCTTGGCTTGTGCAGAAA GCTTCTCGTGGGTGACTGTCCTGTACTAAAACACCTCGGTGAACGCATTTCATATGAAATTGCTGTTGGCCTAAATGGACGTGTCTGGATTCGGAGCCGCTCTGTAAGCAATACCATACTTGCTGTCAATGCCATACTGGCGTCAGAACATATGACTGGAGATGAAAGTAGGACAATGATTAGTAAactattttaa
- the LOC136190282 gene encoding dedicator of cytokinesis protein 7-like has protein sequence MAETRRAFALKLNRNQGAAQARQAASVAFTLDEPSSKGSSNYGTRPESFAEFTSTGPTVLAEIVNPVDYEDFVENHASVIEKDQLRNMLVFPSDDIEVRTMRQQFRTIDIPVPSEARNVRDPHVQECIDLYLSDKPRVVRKYSEGHAIGQRASRISFRAPQFVRALSKQEYEIDGTSQEEEIKEDTADGKEGRSNTFRKSSVTSFSFKTNKLSAYYDLQSSNEDEVIPSILDTVHPDEVDGLNQERRSANRQSSVFAVYPLPDDEEDIEKRPPAPMPSEHFGQKIMVKCLELKLELVVEPIFAVMALYDAKEKRKISESFHFDLNSKDIEKMLSRHGTEKCMPSVSRSSIFSITYPNTDVYLVVKLEKVLQQGDITEAAEPYMKEMDSKGREKIRVAAIHNCDRLGRYRMPFAWTAINLSEVLKDQSPSVGGGGGGSATISSHESTEGGSLGAELRPRSASQEPGKRTSSTLPISGSSAVDPKRASMAIDSSNRDREESDALNHVLSHFKAVTLTVNSFFKQDGEKLKDEDLYKFLLDLKKPTSVLKRLKCMAGSLKIDISKPAENQACCLTPSLLQVKPYPDAHARPTREIQEYAAKEVFSPWTTYKNFLYVYPQSLNFSNRGGSARNIAVKVQFMLAEDNADKIIYGKSSSAMYHREAWAPVTYHNRSPDFYEEVKIEMPPKLGDKHHLLFTFYHVSCQKPTRAQENQPVEPSFIGYTWFPLLKDGFLRVGEFQLPVASERPHASYSTLPPDVQLPGIKWVDGHKPVFKVTLHTVSSIHTQDAQLQCFFNYCHGEYSGGGVGVGGSKRPASVMTRSEVPESEGPVTPLSVTSSNPVANAEERLIQFVKKLLACRAEELVRFLHLVLNKLFQLLIRPPPTGSDKLTGMLGVNVSQTVFDTLTQVVARLHDLLPDQLDRHGRNRLLDAYVQHVFDHPLVSTDKTKLSSNTSTGSLRGRSTSNPDLTGGDPDLSFTRNTEKRSTFTTSSSPQSKRSAVPMRRAPSGSRLIHEELALQWVVSPISVKEKAACHSWFFFDVIIKSIGLHLHRLNLLPKSRKDRFSKGFKEDISKIVKTLSQEIIKKHIKDPKLARHVNISLAFFLQDALSMMDRGYVFGLIRVYLKQISAAVADLNLAEFKLELFRVICSHEHYVPLNLPLPLSLFPRVTALSPEFSSPPISPLQLTTFALSASPTSAMAAAQHPYAVELTDEFRQQHFLTGLVLTELSKVIDEESRPSLQQVLQQTQQNAVSLVRDLLARHDSDSRYQSPERLARVASLYFPLLAIVMDAFPKLYKGGETGTAWGTFNQYGDGASASASANGGNGAKAASESTALAKRLAVLSGTGTIQGANKAADDEKERLLSAECTRNLLVCFLWTLKNVEPELMAAWWQSLSLSRLMTLLDVLTLCVACFEYRGKKALQLASGISSTASDVQTRLAETIMGVGSARAMMMKRRMMGGGFGDMRAEPKRRWGTTHRKETTKAQESRAAADLEVDAQVEANLATECSLIVLDTLENLVMTLQRNDSLNTLLAKVLTVLLQFLSHHQSTHALANIFATQRALIYKFPELLFEEEIEQCGELCTALLRHCGSALSSTRSQATGSLYLLMRQNYETAASFARIKVQVTVALSTIVAGVQEQGVSHQPFNPENLRRSLKTLILYANQDKSMAGTNFPEQVTDLAENLNKILVDTVKMNECKEDLEMLVDLMHRIANGYQDSPDLRLTWLQNMAGKHSEKQNNAEAAMCLIHAAGLVAEYLYFIEDCPHLPQGCVSFENVSPNVLEESAASDEPICPEEDGICTGKLFSESGLVGLIQQAAVLFELGGLYEAAIRLYGILVPIYEANRSFKELVRIHGKMQHLYSDIIKKESKRILGSFFRIAFYGSALEDMDGMEFIYREQSLTQLSEMALRLQKVYSIRHPQREVEIIKESGKVDSAQLDKKKIYIQVTYVSPYFESYELKDRVTVFERNFNIKRFVYSTPFTESGKAHGDLRSQYKRKTILTTENTFPYVKTRVPVIEREEFVLTPAEVAIEDMTARTKDLRKATALDPPNPKLLQVQLQGAISTTVNQGPLEIANVFLSDKEAVEKSLSLQKLRSCFREFTLRCGEALEKNKHLIGEDQREYQREMERNFITFKENLAPMLPERRLTSSSMKARRKSREAMLLYKISRGSTATDDADGKRL, from the exons ATGGCGGAAACCCGTCGCGCGTTCGCGTTGAAGCTAAACAG AAACCAAGGGGCGGCCCAAGCTCGCCAAGCGGCGTCCGTCGCCTTCACGCTCGACGAACCGAGTTCGAAAGGATCGTCGAACTATGGAACGAGACCGGAAAGCTTCGCCGAATTCACTTCGACC GGTCCGACCGTTTTAGCGGAGATCGTCAATCCGGTCGATTACGAGGACTTCGTCGAGAATCACGCGTCGGTCATCGAAAAGGATCAACTTCGAAATATGCTCGTCTTTCCGTCGGACGACATCGAAGTGCGCACGATGCGACAGCAATTTCGCACGATCGACATTCCCGTGCCGAGCGAAGcgcg gAATGTACGGGATCCTCACGTGCAGGAGTGCATCGATCTTTATCTCAGCGACAAGCCGCGCGTGGTCAGGAA GTACAGTGAAGGCCACGCTATCGGACAGCGGGCATCGAGAATCAGCTTTCGAGCTCCTCAGTTTGTTCGAGCGTTGAGCAAGCAGGAGtacgaaatcgacggcacttcccaagaggaagaaatcaaGGAAGAC ACGGCTGACGGGAAAGAGGGGAGGTCGAATACTTTTCGGAAGAGTtccgtgacgtcgttttcgttcaaaACGAATAAGTTGTCGGC TTATTATGATCTTCAGTCATCCAATGAAGACGAAGTGATTCCTTCCATTCTCGATACCGTTCATCCGGATGAGGTAGACGGACTGAATCAGGAGCGACGTTCGGCAAACCGACAGTCCAGCGTCTTCGCCGTCTATCCTTTGCCAGACGAC GAAGAAGATATCGAAAAGAGACCGCCCGCACCGATGCCTTCAGAGCATTTTGGCCAGAAAATCATGGTCAAGTGCTTGGAACTaaa GCTAGAGCTTGTAGTTGAGCCTATTTTTGCTGTCATGGCTTTGTACGATGCCAAAGAAAAGCGGAAG ATTTCCGAGAGTTTTCATTTTGATTTGAATTCAAAGGACATCGAAAAAATGCTCTCCCGCCACGGAACGGAAAAATGCATGCCGTCCGTCAGCCGTTCCTCAATCTTCTCCATCACCTATCCCAACACGGACGTCTATCTCGTCGTCAAA CTGGAAAAAGTGCTACAACAAGGAGACATAACCGAAGCGGCGGAGCCTTATATGAAAGAAATGGATAGCAAG GGTagggaaaaaattcgcgTGGCAGCTATTCACAATTGCGATCGCTTGGGTCGATATCGCATGCCGTTTGCGTGGACGGCCATCAATCTTTCGGAGGTTCTGAAGGACCAGTCGCCGTCTGTTGgcgggggaggaggaggcagCGCTACGATTTCGAGCCACGAATCGACGGAGGGGGGAAGTTTGGGCGCCGAATTGAGGCCTCGAAGCGCAAGCCAAGAACCAG gaaaaagaacgagtTCCACTCTTCCCATAAGCGGCAGCTCGGCCGTCGATCCCAAGCGAGCGAGCATGGCCATCGACAGCAGCAACCGAGATCGCGAGGAAAGCGACGCCTTGAACCACGTTCTTTCCCACTTCAAAGCCGTCACGCTGACAGTGAACAGTTTCTTCAAGCAAGACGGCGAAAAGCTCAAAGACGAGGACCTCTACAAGTTTCTTCTCGATCTGAAGAAACCGACGTCGGTGCTCAAACGACTCAAATGCATGGCAG GCTCACTAAAAATTGACATCTCAAAGCCGGCAGAAAATCAGGCTTGTTGCTTGACGCCCTCTTTACTGCAG GTGAAACCGTATCCCGATGCACATGCTCGTCCGACAAGAGAAATTCAGGAGTATGCTGCCAAAGAAGTCTTTTCACCTTGGACAACGTACAA aaatttTCTTTACGTCTATCCGCAGTCGCTCAACTTTTCGAATCGAGGCGGCTCAGCCCGTAACATTGCTGTCAAAGTTCAGTTCATGCTCGCCGAAGACAATGCAGATAAA ATCATTTACGGAAAGTCTTCATCTGCCATGTACCACAGAGAAGCGTGGGCACCTGTCACATACCACAACAG GTCGCCCGACTTCTACGAGGAAGTGAAAATAGAGATGCCACCCAAGCTGGGCGACAAGCATCATTTGCTGTTCACTTTCTACCACGTCAGTTGCCAAAAGCCGACGAGAGCGCAAGAGAATCAGCCTGTGGAGCCGTCATTCATTGGCTACACG TGGTTTCCCCttctaaaagacggattTCTGCGCGTCGGCGAATTCCAATTGCCCGTCGCCAGCGAGAGACCGCACGCCAGCTACAGCACCCTTCCACCAGAt GTTCAACTTCCCGGCATCAAATGGGTTGACGGACACAAGCCCGTCTTCAAAGTGACGCTTCACACGGTGTCATCCATTCACACCCAAGACGCTCAGCTCCAGTGTTTTTTCAACTATTGCCACGGCGAGtacagcggcggcggcgtcggcgtcggcggaagCAAGCGCCCCGCAAGCGTTATGACTCGATCCGAAGTTCCGGAATCGGAAGGCCCCGTGACGCCCTTGTCCGTGACGTCGTCCAATCCGGTCGCCAACGCCGAAGAGCGACTCATTCAATTTGTGAAGAAACTCTTGGCGTGTCGCGCCGAAGAgctcgttcgttttcttcacttggTTCTCAACAAACTGTTTCAGCTTCTCATTCGTCCGCCACCAACCGGATCAG ATAAACTTACTGGGATGTTGGGTGTCAATGTGAGTCAAACGGTGTTTGATACGCTCACGCAGGTCGTCGCGCGTCTGCACGATTTACTGCCCGATCAGTTGGATCGTCACGGTCGAAATCGGCTGCTCGACGCCTACGTTCAGCACGTCTTCGATCATCCGCTCGTTTCCACGGACAAGACAAAGTTGTCGTCGAATACGAGCACGGGCTCCTTGAGGGGAAGAAGCACCAGCAATCCTG ATTTGACCGGCGGCGATCCGGATTTGAGTTTTACTCGTAACACGGAGAAGCGAAGTACgttcacgacgtcgtcgtcgcctcagTCGAAGCGCAGCGCCGTTCCGATGAGACGAGCGCCTAGTGGATCGAGG CTCATTCACGAAGAATTGGCTCTCCAGTGGGTTGTTAGTCCGATTTCGGTGAAGGAGAAGGCTGCTTGTCATTCTTGgttcttttttgacgtcata atcAAGAGCATTGGATTGCACTTGCACAGACTCAATCTTCTCCCAAAGTCCAGAAAGGATCGATTTTCTAAAGGATTCAAAGAGGACATAAGCAAAATCGTGAAAACCCTGTCCCAAGAAATCATCAAGAAGCACATCAAG gatCCAAAATTGGCGAGACACGTCAATATTAGCCTCGCGTTTTTCCTGCAAGACGCCCTGTCGATGATGGACCGAGGATACGTGTTCGGTCTCATCAGAGTCTACCTCAAACAG aTTTcggccgccgtcgccgatttgaatTTGGCCGAATTCAAACTGGAACTCTTTCGCGTCATCTGCAGTCACGAGCACTACGTGCCGCTGAATCTTCCTCTCCCGCTCAGCCTCTTTCCCCGAGTGACCGCACTCAGTCCGgaattctcgtcgccgcccaTATCGCCGCTTCAACTGACGACGTTCGCGCTGagcgcgtcgccgacgagcgcCATGGCCGCCGCCCAGCATCCGTACGCCGTCGAACTCACCGACGAATTTCGCCAACAGCACTTTCTGACGGGACTCGTTCTCACCGAACTATCGAAAgtcatcgacgaagaatc TCGGCCGTCCTTGCAGCAGGTGTTGCAGCAGACTCAGCAGAACGCCGTCAGTCTCGTTCGCGATTTGTTGGCGCGTCACGACAGCGACTCTCGCTATCAGAGTCCCGAGCGTTTGGCTCGCGTCGCTTCGCTTTATTTTCCCCTTCTCGCGATCGTGATGGACGCCTTTCCGAAGTTGTACAAAGGCGGCGAAACGGGCACCGCGTGGGGCACCTTCAATCAatacggcgacggcgccaGCGCCAGCGCCAGCGCCAACGGAGGAAACGGCGCAAAGGCGGCGTCGGAGAGTACGGCTTTGGCGAAGCGTCTCGCCGTTCTTTCTGGAACGGGAACAATCCAAGGAGCAAAT AAGGCTgcggacgacgagaaggaacGATTGCTGAGTGCCGAATGCACGCGCAACTTGCTCGTCTGCTTTTTGTGGACACTGAAGAACGTGGAACCAGAATTGATGGCGGCTTGGTGGCAGTCCCTGTCCTTATCGAG ATTGATGACTCTTCTTGACGTCCTGACGCTGTGCGTGGCTTGTTTTGAGTACAGG GGAAAGAAGGCTTTGCAACTCGCCAGCGGAATCAGTTCTACCGCGTCCGACGTCCAGACGCGATTGGCCGAGACAATAATGGGCGTCGGATCGGCGCGagcgatgatgatgaagcgAAGAATGATGGGCGGCGGTTTTGGAGATATGAGAG CAGAACCGAAGAGAAGATGGGGCACGACGCACAGAAAAGAGACAACCAAAGCGCAGGAGAG tcGAGCAGCGGCCGATCTTGAAGTCGATGCTCAAGTAGAAGCCAATCTGGCAACCGAGTGCAGCTTGATTGTGCTGGACACCTTGGAGAATCTCGTAATG ACTCTTCAAAGGAACGACTCGCTTAATACGCTTCTCGCAAAAGTTCTCACCGTCTTGCTTCAGTTCCTGTCCCACCACCAGAGCACTCATGCTCTGGCCAACATATTTGCCACGCAACGAGCCCTAATATATAAA TTTCCCGAGCTTCTCTTCGAGGAGGAAATAGAACAGTGCGGCGAATTGTGCACGGCTCTGTTGCGCCACTGTGGCTCTGCCCTATCCTCGACGCGTTCCCAAGCAACCGGTTCGCTTTATTTGTTGATGAGACAAAACTACGAAACAGCAGCT AGTTTTGCGCGTATAAAAGTTCAAGTGACCGTGGCTCTGTCGACGATTGTCGCCGGCGTTCAGGAG CAAGGGGTTTCGCATCAGCCTTTCAATCCGGAGAATTTGCGTCGATCTTTGAAGACGCTCATTTTGTACGCAAATCAGGATAAGTCAATGGCTGGGACGAATTTTCCCGAACAG GTAACTGACTTGGCTGAAAATCTAAACAAGATTCTTGTGGACACAGTGAAAATGAACGAATGCAAAGAG GATCTTGAAATGCTGGTTGACTTGATGCACCGAATAGCAAACGGCTATCAAGATTCACCTGATCTGAGACTGACGTGGCTCCAGAACATGGCCGGAAAACATAGCGAG aaacaaaacaacGCTGAAGCGGCCATGTGTCTCATTCACGCGGCGGGACTCGTTGCGGAGTACCTGTACTTCATCGAGGATTGTCCTCACCTTCCGCAAGGATGTGTTTCGTTCGAG AACGTGTCTCCCAACGTGCTGGAAGAAAGTGCCGCATCTGATGAACCGATATGCCCC GAAGAGGACGGAATCTGTACAGGAAAACTCTTTTCGGAGTCTGGTCTTGTTGGCCTTATTCAGCAGGCGGCTGTTCTGTTTGAACTG GGAGGACTGTACGAAGCTGCTATTCGTCTCTATGGCATCCTAGTTCCCATATACGAGGCAAACCGATCGTTCAAGGAACTCGTAAGAATCCACGGGAAAATGCAACATCTTTACAGTGATATCATCAAAAAG GAAAGTAAACGTATCCTCGGCTCGTTCTTCCGCATTGCGTTCTACGGCAGTGCGCTCGAGGACATGGACGGAATGGAGTTCATCTACCGCGAGCAATCGCTCACGCAGCTCTCCGAAATGGCCTTGCGTCTGCAGAAGGTCTACAGCATTCGTCACCCGCAACGCGAAGTCGAAATCATCAAGGAGTCGGGAAAAGTCGACTCGGCGCAGCTGGATAAGAAAAAG ATATACATTCAAGTGACGTACGTTTCTCCCTACTTTGAGTCTTACGAGCTCAAGGATCGCGTGACTGTGTTTGAAAGGAATTTCAATATTA AGCGATTTGTTTATTCGACGCCGTTCACTGAGAGTGGTAAGGCGCACGGCGACTTGAGGTCCCAGTACAAGAGGAAGACTATTCTGACGACGGAAAATACGTTTCCTTACGTCAAAACGCGAGTTCCCGTTATTGAACGAGAGGAG TTTGTTCTGACTCCGGCTGAAGTGGCAATTGAAGATATGACGGCGAGAACGAAAGACTTGAGAAAGGCCACGGCGCTCGATCCACCCAATCCGAAACTGTTGCAAGTGCAGCTGCAAGGAGCCATCAGCACAACAGTCAATCAG GGTCCGCTTGAAATTGCCAATGTGTTCCTTTCGGATAAGGAGGCCGTTGAGAAGTCGCTCTCCTTGCAGAAATTGCGTTCTTGCTTTCGAGAATTTACTCTCAG GTGCGGCGAAGCGCTGGAAAAGAACAAACATCTAATTGGCGAAGACCAGCGAGAATACCAGCGTGAAATGGAACGCAACTTCATCACGTTCAAGGAGAATTTGGCGCCAATGCTGCCGGAAAGAAGATTGACTTCGTCAAGCATGAAAGCTCGCAGGAAAAG CCGCGAAGCGATGCTATTGTACAAGATATCACGTGGTTCAACTGCAACTGATGACGCAGACGGAAAAAGGCTTTGA
- the LOC136190311 gene encoding palmitoyltransferase ZDHHC6-like has product MGFRLCHWGPFIALSIILSLSTCGIYSMFLLWHPRALPLALPFNLIPFVLNVTIVLYNFLNACFRGPGRVPTGWRPADARNEADLQYCDVCEAFKAPRAHHCSTCGRCSLRMDHHCPWINNCVGHSNQSAFILFLGHVVIGCLHALVLMSMLVYRAMFIRGFVQTTFLPYTSLMLLGTLLAIGLAAGVTISVGFLLVIQMRNVSQNVTEIERWIVQKANSARRRAGRDKFAHPYDVGCWRNATFVWREAGNGVEWPVRDDCDQYTFTREQLAQKRRKRDATVPYVVKRDYSGRRDYCGVCYGCSTACHCPGIDSPRLDVSGGDIVMVTRANRRWLYGNKVLGEYVEKLRDGADSLRPNQYSRERGWFPRACAESLRKDQ; this is encoded by the coding sequence aTGGGATTTCGTCTTTGTCATTGGGGACCGTTCATCGCCCTATCGATCATCCTCTCTCTATCGACGTGCGGCATCTACTCCATGTTCCTCCTATGGCATCCGCGGGCCCTACCGCTCGCACTCCCTTTCAACCTAATTCCCTTCGTTCTCAACGTCACCATCGTACTCTACAACTTCCTAAACGCCTGTTTTCGCGGACCCGGTCGCGTTCCGACCGGCTGGCGTCCAGCCGAcgcgcgaaacgaagccGATCTCCAATACTGCGACGTCTGCGAAGCGTTCAAAGCGCCGCGCGCTCATCACTGTTCGACGTGCGGTCGCTGCTCGCTGCGAATGGATCACCACTGCCCGTGGATCAATAACTGCGTGGGCCATTCGAATCAATCGGctttcattctctttttgGGTCACGTCGTTATCGGCTGTTTGCACGCTCTCGTTCTAATGTCGATGCTAGTCTATCGCGCAATGTTTATAAGGGGCTTCGTGCAAACGACTTTTCTCCCGTATACGTCCCTAATGCTACTCGGTACCCTATTGGCTATCGGGCTCGCTGCCGGGGTAACGATTAGCGTCGGGTTTCTACTCGTTATACAAATGCGGAATGTGAGTCAAAATGTGACGGAAATCGAACGATGGATCGTACAGAAAGCGAATtcggcgcgtcgtcgcgccggtCGGGATAAATTCGCGCATCCGTACGACGTCGGCTGTTGGCGCaacgcgacgttcgtctgGCGCGAGGCGGGAAACGGCGTCGAGTGGCCGGTGCGCGACGATTGCGATCAGTACACGTTCACGCGCGAACAGCTCGCGCAGAAACGACGCAAACGCGACGCGACCGTTCCCTACGTCGTCAAGCGCGACTACAGCGGACGACGCGACTACTGCGGCGTGTGTTACGGATGTTCGACCGCGTGTCACTGTCCGGGAATCGATAGTCCGCGACTCGACGTTTCCGGCGGCGATATCGTCATGGTAACGCGAGCCAATCGGCGTTGGTTGTACGGTAATAAGGTTTTGGGGGAGTACGTGGAGAAATTGCGCGACGGCGCTGATTCGCTGCGACCGAATCAGTACAGTCGCGAGCGCGGATGGTTTCCGCGTGCGTGCGCGGAATCGCTTAGGAAGGACCAGTAG
- the LOC136190320 gene encoding probable splicing factor YJU2B: MAERKAVNKYYPPDWTPAKGSINTYRKSHPLRERAKRLHEGILRIRFELPYNIWCGGCGDMVGMGVRYNADKSKVGMYYSTPIYKFRMKCHLCDNYFEIQTDPKNCDYVIVSGASRKNERWEQPDNEGHSVDRTESHKIADDPMYKLEHGMKDERKAKEEVPRLSQLEKMQEAKRDDFKLNQMLRKKFRGEKKEIKLVKDKDDALLAKASLDIDLVAEDPDDVRRASAVFFHSKVNDMKAARRAIKAQSIFGKNKPGSTLASKGLLNPQTFTPSGLKKSKPDVGVARKEEKNNLVSYDDSDSNSDS, from the exons ATG GCCGAACGAAAGGCAGTAAACAAGTACTATCCACCCGACTGGACGCCGGCAAAG GGATCAATAAACACATACCGAAAGTCGCATCCACTACGAGAACGAGCGAAACGCCTACACGAAGGCATCCTAAGAATAAG ATTCGAACTTCCGTACAACATCTGGtgcggcggctgcggcgacATGGTGGGCATGGGCGTGCGCTACAACGCGGACAAGTCCAAAGTGGGCATGTACTACTCCACTCCCATCTACAAGTTCCGCATGAAATGCCACCTGTGCGACAACTACTTCGAAATTCAAACGGATCCAAAGAATTGCGACTACGTGATCGTCTCCGGCGCGTCGCGCAAGAACGAGCGCTGGGAGCAGCCGGATAACGAAGGCCACTCGGTCGATCGCACGGAGAGCCATAAGATCGCCGACGATCCCATGTACAAGTTGGAGCACGGGATGAAGGACGAGAGGAAGGCGAAGGAGGAGGTGCCGCGATTGAGTCAGCTGGAGAAGATGCAGGAGGCAAAGCGAGACGATTTCAAATTGAATCAAATGCTGCGGAAAAAATTTCGG ggtgagaaaaaggagataaaGCTGGTGAAGGATAAAGATGACGCCCTTCTGGCCAAAGCTTCGTTGGACATCGATTTGGTCGCCGAGGAtcccgacgacgttcgacgagccTCAGCGGTCTTTTTTCACTCCAAAGTCAATGATATGAAAGCGGCAAGACGGGCAATTAAGGCGCAGTCAATCTTCGGAAAAAACAAGCCGGGGTCAACACTCGCCTCAAAGGGACTGCTCAACCCTCAAACGTTCACGCCAAGCGGACTCAAGAAGAGTAAGCCAGACGTGGGAGTAGCACgcaaagaggagaaaaataATCTCGTATCATACGATGACTCAGACTCGAATTCAGATAGTTAG